The sequence GCCAAGCCATCAGGCCAGtcttggctggttcttggggccagctcctgcttcttatcaggAACTGTCTCTGCCTCTTCGGCTAGTTCTTTgggccagctcctgcttcttATCAAGGACTGTCTCTGCATCAGCTAATTTCAACAATGTAAGCGTCAAACATCATCTTTCATCCTCCTTTTTTACATTtactgagattcttttgactCCCCTTGTCTCAGTCCCCTTGTTTCTAGAAAATAGTAAATTCTTTTACTATATCTAATCCTAGTACTTCTAATACATTGTTTCCCTATCTAGCATTCTCTCAAAATATTTGTTGGCACAAGCAGTTGTTTTAGCCATGTTAACTTTGGCAATCAGGACGTTAATTTTTCCCATACCTCAGAAAATCTCTATTAAGTATCATCTTGTGAGTTGAACAAACACGTTCCCATCCCATGCTAGCTCCTTGTCCCCACGGTTGCCCATATTACCGCGTAAAAACTAAGTGTCCATCGGGTTTTGTGGTGACTTTCCATGAAGTTTTGGGTGTCTTTTTCACTCTGGTGTGATGAATCCAGGCATTCTGTTCCTTGATTCTGATTGCAGTAAAGGAGGTGAATAATACTTGAAATGGTCCTTCCCACTGCGGCTCCAGGGTTTTTTCTGTAAGAGACTTTATATACACATAATCTCCTGGTTGTATATTATGTCCAGGCCCATTCAAACCTCTCCCTCGAGTCCCTACCACATGCTTCCTGATTTTATTAAGTTGCTTACCTAATGCCACCATGTAAGAAGTCATAATTTCATTCCCCGCTTGTACAGACACCCCTCTCTGTATCCCATAGGGTTGTCCATACAGAATTTTAAAGGGGCTCAGTCCTTCTTTCGCCCTTGGTCTTGTTCGTGTATGCAGAAGGGCTAAAGGGAGAGACTGAAGCCAGGCCAAGTTTGATCCTTGTCCCAATTTCACAATTTGCTGTTTGATTAAGTagttcattttttccacttgacCACTCGACTGGGGGTCATATGGAGTATGAAGCTGCCAATCTATACCTAAGTGGCAGCTAattttttgtactgtttttgAGACAAAATGTGGTCCTCTGTCAGAGGATATGGTTGCTGGAACCCCAAAATGTGGTATCATCTCTTGTACCAGTATTTTAGTTACCACCCGAGCTTTAGCCGTTTTTGTTGGGAATGCTTCTGGCCAACCTGAAAAGGTATGAGTTATTACCAATAAATATCGATACCCCCCTTTTCTTGGAAGTTCTGTAAAACCAATTTGCCATTGTTGTCCAGGCCCATTGCCTTTTCCAATCTGCCCCATTTCCGGCTTGGGGGTATTCTTAGGATTAGTCTGGAGGCAAAGATCACACTGTTGTGTCACCTGTCTGACCGTGCTGTATAAATTTCTAGCCACAATTTCTCTTATCAAATGATTATACAGAGCCTCTGTTCCCCAATGTCTTTTCCTATGTTCCTCCCACATCAAATGCCATAATAAGCAAGAGGGTACGATTAGCTTTCCCTGTGGGGTATGAGCCCACCCCTCTTCATTATATGACCCTTCTAAATCTGTAATGAGCTTTTGGTCTTCCTTGGTGTAGTCTGGCTTACTTGTCTTGCCTCTCTGTCCGCCAGCTCATTCCCTTTTTCCAAATCTGAGCTCACTTTCTGGTGTGCCTTAATATGCATAATTGCTACTTTCTTAGGGAGCTGGATAGCTTCCAGTAacttcagaatttcttctgcgtgtttgatatttttcccttgaGAACTCAATAgtcctctctccttccaaatTGCTCCATGTGCATGTACAACTCCAAAGGCATATTTTGAGCCTGTATAAATGTCCACAACTTTGCCCTGGGCCAATTCCAGGGCGTGGGTTAGAGCaattatttctgccttctgtgcAGGGGTGTTCATGGGCAAAGCCCCTGATTCTATTACCTCTTGGCTGGTGGTGACGGCGTATCCCGCATGTCGATTACCATTTAGGATGTAACTGCTTCTGTCTGTGAACCAAGTTTCCCCGTTCTCCATGGGGCtgtctttcaggtctgggcgACTGACGTATGTTGCTTCAATGGTTTCCAAACAGTCATGATGTACTGGTTCTCCTGTGTTCCCGCTGAGAAAAGAAGCTGGGTTGACAATGTTAGTGACTACAATCTGCACGTCATCCTGCTCTACCAATATCACTTGATATCTCAGGAATCTTTGTGGAGAGAGCCAATGTCCACCTTTTGCTTCCAGTACTGCTGATACTTTGTGAGACACCAGAACAGTCATTTTCTGGCCCAGAGTAAACTTTCAGGCTTCCTATATATTCAGTATCACAGCCGCAACAGCTCGCAGGCATCCAGGCCAACCTTTTGCAGTCGTGTCTAACTGCTTAGAGAGGTAGGCAACTGCCCGTCGATATGGGCCCAGGTTTTGTGCTAATATTCCCAGGGCAATGCCCTGCTTCTCATGGGAGTAAAGAAGAAACGGCTTACTCGCATCTGGGAGTCCTAAGGCCGGGGCCGACATCAAAGCCTTTTTCAGTAGCTCAGAGGCTCGTTTGGTCTCCTTGTTCCATTCAAGGTGTCTCTGCTCAGTGGCTGTCAACGCatacagtggtttaacaagcaATCCATAATTATAGATCCACAATCAGCACCACCCTGTCATTCCCAGAAAAGTCAATAACTCTTTTACTGTCTGAGGTCTCTGAGTTTGACATATTGCCTCTTTATGGGCCTGTCCCAGAGTTCTTTGTCCCGCACTAATTTCATAGCCCAAATAATTCACTTTGCGTTGCATTACCTGTATCTTTTTCTTGGATACCTGGTACCCCTGGAGTCCCAGGAAATTCAACAGACTCACCGTCCATGTCATACaatctttctctgttttggtgGCGATCAGGATATCATCCACATACCGCAACAGCTTCCCCTCCTCAGACAGGGCTTCCCAGGATTCTAAGTCTTTTGCAAGCTGATTGCCAAAAATGGTAGGACTGTTCTTAAATCCTTGTGGCAACACCGTCCAAGTGAGCTGGGTCTTTCGACCACTCTTGGGGTTTTCccattcaaatgcaaataatttttggcTGGCTTCATGGAGAGGGAGGCAAAAGGAAGCATCATTCAAATCTAAAACAGTAAACCAAGCCAATTCAGGTGTTAATATGGTCAACAGGGTATATGGGTTCACCACTACCGGGTAAAGATCTTCAGTTATCTTATTCACCGCCCATAAGTCTTGGACCACCCGATATGACCCATCGGGCTTCCGAACAGGTAATACAGGGGTATTGAATTCAGACTCACACTGTTTTAATAATCCCAACTGCAAAAATTTTTCTGTCACCGGACGgattccttctctgtcttccttctttaggggatattgtttaattcttaccggcTTTTGGCCTTCCCTGATCCTAACTTCAACAGGTGGAGTACTTTTTGCTCTTCCAGGTGCATCAGTAGCCCATACCCCCGCGTACACTTGGTTTAAGATGTCCTCATTAATATTTCCTTCTAGGGGGAGACTGGTTAAGGTTAGGCTCAATATTTGAATATATTGCTGATCTTTTACCTCCAGagtaatttctccttttttgaatACAATTTTTGCTCCCAAATGTTCCAACAAGTCCCTTCCCAAAAGTGCCTTTGGGGAGTTGggcatatataaaaatttatgaaTGCCCCACTGTTTTCCTAATACATATTCTAAGGGTTTACAAAAATATGGCTTTTCACTTTGGCCAGTCGCTCCTTTCACCATGACATAATCATCTCCCAGGGGCATCAAAACTTGATTCAGAACCGAGTATGTTGCTCTTGTATCTACCAAAAATTCTACCTCTTGTTGTGTTTTCCCTAGCTTAATTATAACCAGTGGATCCGCTCGGGTAGATTCCCCAGGTTCCCGTCAATCTCCCTTCACATGGGGTACCATTCTTCCTGTTTGAGCCCTCTGATCCTCCTTGTTCCTTGGGCATTCCTTTTTCCAATGACTGAGTTTCTTACACAAAGCACACTGATCCTTGCCCAGTCGGGGCAAGTCTCGTCTAGgccctcttcctctttcttcctgggTAACAGCCTCTCGAAGAGGTGCTTGTAAAGCTGTTGAGGTAGTTTTTTTCCTAGCACGGGAAGATACGGGGCTGTTCGGGGGGGTCGGAGATCTATCCGAGTCTGCATCCTGTTCCTGTGGTCGAGGgggagtgtcgtggtttaaccccagccagcaactaagcaccatgcagccactcactcactccccccccatccagcgggatgggggagaaaatcgggaaaagaagtaaaactagtgggttgagacaagaacggtttaatagaacagaaaagaagaaactaataatgatagtgatACCACTAattaaatgacaacagtagtaataaaaggattggaatgtacaaatgatgcgcagcgcaagtgctcaccacccgccgaccaacacccagctagccTGAGAGGCGGTTCCCCGCCCCCacctcccagttcctatactaaatgggacgtcacatggtatggaatacaccgttggccagtttgggtcagctgccctggctgtgtcctgtgccaacttcttgtgcccctccagctttctcgctggctgcgcatgaggagctgaaaaatccttgactttagtctaaacactacttagccacaactgcaaacatcagtgttatcaacattcttcgcatactgaactcaaaacatagcactgtaccagctactaggaagacagttaactccatcccagctgaaaccaggacagggaggCTTAAACAAATCAGTTAGATCTTGTTCTGGTGCCTGATggattttatttgtctttgtaCATCTTTGTCCAATACTACGTGCCGAACAACACCGCCTCAGTTTACCTCTAAGCTCTTTGTTGTTCTCTTGCTCAAGTGCAAGCACCATGGGGTCCTGCAGGGGTACCATTCCACAGTCCCTTTGCCACTCCGGATGGTTTCAGAGGGTGAAAAACATGTCTGCATACGAAACCTcatcccattttccttctctccttaaAAACAGCATTAGTTGTAATAGAGTATTATCATCTAGTGACCCATTAAGTGGCCACTTCGCATCACCTTCTAACTTATACAACGGTCACCGATTGCAATATTTAGTGAGGTCTTTTTACTTTCCGTACCTCCAGTCCCAACAATATCTTTCCAGTGGGCAATTACACAACCCAGAGGACTTTTCCTCAATACTCCTCCTTGATTGTTTCCCATTTTATAACTCCTTCTAATAATTCTTAAGTTTGATTTTGGCTTCTCCTTTTAGTAAGCTTCCGTGCAAATCGTTTTTTACACTTCATTATGCTCTTCCCCCAGTTTTCCTCCCACACGTCCCAAAtttctggaattaaattttCCCTTACACACACCAATCTTCTTGGTGAGCTCTTTCCCAATCATAAAAGCGTGGAATTTGGGGAAAACACTCAAGGCAGTCTGGTTTCCGTCTGCTACCTTCTCCCATGAGATTTACACTTCAACAAAACCCAAGCCGGATGCTAATTATTCTATAGTCCAGTTGCAAGCCCACATACAAAGCAGGGAATCACCCCTATCCATACGTAAAGACATTCACACATTAACAAACATACATACACCTATAAATTTCAACATATCATTTCCACACAGCCACACAAAATCTTTAACATAAAATTTCCAAACATTCACATCATACAATCATTGCTCCAGTTGACAAccttcagcagctgcaaaaatgtACCAAGTGCAATTGCGAGGGGGTCTGCTTGCCCCAAAAATGCACCAAGCGCAATTGTGAAGGGGTGCGCTTacccttctcctgcctcttaTATACCAGTCATTGACAGGTCTGTCCTGACTCCCGATACTGGGATACAGTGGTCACCCTGGATTTGCTCGATCTACCCCCAAGATTGCTCGTGGCCACTCTATCGGTCAGCAAATCCCCCCTTGTTACCATACAGGGTACCCTCCTCCCATACGGGGACTACGCTGCATGCCAGACATCTCTGCATGATTTACCAGCTGCCCCGGCCCGTACTTTTTACAGGCTCCCTCTGTGACACATACCGTTTGGTCCGTGGCTTCAGGAGGTTGTTGTCTGCTCCCGCGGTAAGCGGCTGGCAGTGGAAAGTGCTCGGGGCGCGTCAAGGGGCGTCCGCTCCGCAGTCGGTCCTGCAGCCGAGCAGAGAGTCTCCTGGCTGGTTCACCAAAACTGACGTGTGGAAAGAGACTCtacaatcagtgagattgtaaagtaggtatgttcattcagtgCTGGTCAGCACGGGGGGTAGTACCACCAAAGTCACGTGCCCCTGACTCAGCAGTTCGCTTTAAATTTATACAGTCAAGTGTTACGTATACATAGAGTTTTGCAATACGCCTATACATAGGCATGACCTATccccgcttcatattaaaattagttcCAAGAAGTCATTTCCCTAAGTTCTTCCCAACTGTGCCTGCGCAGTGCCTCCTTGTGGTGGTCATCAGGGGTCGTGAAGATGAAGGCTGTATGTCTTCTTCATGGTGAACTCTTCACCTTCTGTCCCTGCGCAGACTCAGTCACTCCTTGGCATTTATCCAAATCACAAGGCTGGtcttggctggttcttggggTCAACTTCTGCTTCTTATCAGGGACTATCTCTTGTCCCAGCCAGCCTCAACAATGCAAACGTTAAACATCACCTCTCACCCCCCTGGGCCATGTGTACCTCTATTGAaatttctttaacttcattACAAACTAGATAATTATTAAACAGTTCCTATCTACATCATATATCTACTGTATCTACTAAGGTTCTTTTGGCTCCCCGTCTCAGTACGGAGAGAGGGCAAGGGAGGTGGGAGGTCttggagggagctgggctgagctggaagGTTCCTGGGAGGGAAAAACATCTGTGTAAAGCTTGTACTGTGTGACCGTGCAGGGTGAGGCCTCGCATCAGGGAGGCTGTGGTGCAGAGACAGGGCTCCTGGATGGGGGCTGAGACATGCAggtgcaggagagaggaggccTGTCTGTGCCCTTGGTGTTATGGATGGACTGGGAAGGTGGCCCATGGCCTTTGtcacccccccagcctccctcaCCAGCCATTTCTAGCACTGGCTGTTCACCCAGTTTATGCTAAGTCTGGCTGTGAGGCTATCTCTATCCTCCAGCTGGGCTCAGTGCCTGCAACGGGGAAAatgggcagctctgcccagcttCTTCTGAAGAGCGAGTGGGGCCCCGAGCAGCAGTGACTGGCCATGTGCGTGCCTGGGAGAAAGACTCAGGGCATGTCAGTCAGAAACAAGGTGATGGCTGATGGCTTTAGCAAATCCTTACAACCACGTCTGAGcccagaaatggaaaacagtcGATCCGTGtcagtggaggaggaggaggtttgtCCTGGGAAGATGGCAGGAAGAAACTTCCCCCTTGTGCACGTCAAGGATAATGGAGATGTTTCCGTCTTGTGTGAATGCCTGTACCTGGCAGATAGGGAATGCCTGCTGCTAGGGGTGGCTGTGCTCAGTCATGCCTCATGAGCTGACCttgctctcttcccctccttcacTCCCCAGACTTGGATGGACCACAAGAAACATCCATGATCCTGGAAAAGGCAGAACCCTCTGCAGTGCCATAACTGCAGGAGAGGTGGGAAGTCTGGATTGGTGAGACCCATGGCAGTGCAGGGAGAGAGTGGTGTGTGCATAGCAGCAAGTGTGGTAaaggcagggagaggacatgaagTAGTGATTTTGAggcagcagaaggaggaggatgtGCATTTCAGTGCTGGGATACAGAGCTAAGTACAGGAGCAAAGCAAGTCAGGGACTGGGATGTTTTGGGTGGGAAAGGAGCATTAGCAGGGTATAGGAAGAAGTCAGTCAGGTTGTGGGGAACTCCCAGGCATTGCCAAATCCTCAGGTAACCACAGCTTTGTGTTTGATGGGACAGCCAGTGAGGACAAATTAGCACGTAAAAGTCACTTATTCGCTGGCTTAGGAGGCAGACAAGGATGCTTAGCCGAGAATTACCAAGGTAATTTATTCTCTCATTTTAGCTGTGCATACAGTGGTGCCCCAGTACTTTTCCCACATGGGATCAGTACACGCTTGACCTGTGCAGGTGATGCAGAGGTATAGTCAGTAGTGTGTTAATCGTCATTGTACTAAACTGATGGCCGGTGCAGGTGGGGGATGTTTATCCTGGATTCTGGTCCATTACAGTTCATGCCTCGTTCATGGCTACATGCCTGCTTTTTGACAGGTAAATCTTCCATGCTTTTGTTGTCATTATGGGGTGTTCTCAGTCATGAAGAGCTGGCTTAGGTTGGGTCTTCAGGTCACATTGACCCTGAGGTAAAAGCTCATAGTATCAGATCCTGTTCATTCTCCTAAGCAAGTTTTATTGCAGCTAGTGTCTTGCCTTTCACAGGCATCAGTAAAGCTTGGGAGATCCCAAGGTCAGGGTGAGGTGGGGAAAGAGGGGGAGGCAGCTAAAGTCTGCAGGGAAACTGGCACAGGCACAGGACAGTGTAGGACTGTCTGTGGTGCAAACAGGGCCTTTGTGCGCTGCCCCCATCCTCCCCGCCAACACAACTGAAGTCCTTGTCATCTCCACGGTGGCTGCTGTCTCCTCCATTGAAGCCCTTGCGAGGACACCGGTTCCTTACAGCCCCAGGCCCTTGTTCCCTCCTCACCGACTGCCAAAAGGGCCTGGGAGGTGTCCTACTGCTGTCCTTCACTCGGCatcacacccccccacacacatcaAACTGCTCCCAGGAAGAGCTGTAAGCATCCCATGAAGGAAATGATCCCCGTTCCCAGAGGGATGGGGCTCAGGGCTTGGCCATCCTGCTTGGTGAAACACATTTAGGGCTTTCACAGCCACCTCTACAATTGATCTTCCACCTGTAACCAGTGCCTCTGACTTCCTGTTTCACCAGCCCCCCAGGTGAAACCTCTTTTTCTGGTCATTCCCTCCACAGTCTCTTCAGTGATGTTCCTCAGTGGAGCCCACTAACACCCTCAGAAACTTGGAAGTCTGATGCTGACTTTTACTTCTTGAGAGGCTTCTTCAATCTTTCAGgatctgcagttcaggaactTGGCACCAGAGGGCTCATGAACATGAAAACTCCCTAACGAGCCAAGGCTCTgtgcataatttttctttaggtCTTCAATTCTTATGTGGTTAATTAGAGAGATTTCAGGAGTGTAGTCAAAGTGGAAAGATTTCTATACTAAACAATAAGAAATAAttcttccccccaccaccacttttctttatgtttctgCTCATGCACCATGTGATATCAGAAATCCTCAATTCATATTGATCCTCCTAATGGAGTTTGAACATATACAAAAATCAAGAACCTTTCCGTCTTAACAATCTATGGTCATTCTTCATCCctacccccagccccaccctTTCCCTCAACCACCTGGCACTTACAGCAGCCTTGTTCAAATCTGAGCTTTCTTCACTGAAGTCTGTAGCTGCATGTTTCAGCCCGTGGGCACCAACTCCCTCCTGCTTGGAGACCGAGCTGCACACAGGCATGCAGTGATCTAATACACTCAGCGGCTGTATATTAAGGCCACGTTACCTCCTCTTGAAGTCCACTTCCCAGAGCAGACAGCCTTAGATGaacaaaaaccacatttttgtgTGAGCAGAGATCCCAGAACCCTCAAAACACTCCCTGCCCTGCACTCTATCTGTCCATATCCGCTCTTTGCACACAGCAAGTCACACATTGATGTCATGAGCTCCCCTGAttcacagaggggaaaaaagagacaaagtgCATGAAATGCTCTCTTTTGAATAGCCAAACGGGCACTAAGCCCAATGTATCTGGGACACAGGAGAGTCTCCAAGAAGACTCTGCAATACCTAGACCCACGCGTTTTTCATTCCCCATTTCGAGGCGCCCAATAGATccggggagatgctggcagtttcaaggagccccatagatctggggaaatGCCGTCAGATTTGGGGTGCCCCAGAGATCCTACGAGACACTGGCAGTTTCTGGGCACCCCATAGGCCCTGGGAGTCACTATCGCATTCagggtgccccatagatcctggGAGACATCGGCTGTTttgaggagccccatagatccggggagatgctggcagtttccTGGAGCCCCttagatctggggagatgatgaTGGTTTcgaggagccccatagatctgggaaGATGATGGGAGTTTCGAGGcaccccatagatctggggagaagCTGGCAGTTACAGGGAActccatagatctggggagatgctggaggTTTcgaggagccccatagatctggggagatgctggcagtttcgAGGAGCTCCAaagatctggggagatgatagcggtttcagggagccccatagatctggggaaatGCCTTTGGATTTggggtgccccatagatcctacGAGACACTGGCGGTTTCGGGGCACCCCACTAGGTCCAGGGAGTCACCATCATATTCAGGGTGCCCCATAGGTTTTGGGAGACATCAGCAGTTTTGAGGAGCCCCATAGAGctggggagatgatggtggTTTCGATGAGTCCCATAGATCTAGGGAGATGCCTGTAATTTCAGGGAGTCCTGTAGATCTGGGaagatgctggcagtttcagggattcccatagatctggggacATGCAGGTAGTTTCGAGGTGCCCCGTAAATCTGGGGAGACGCTGGTAGTTTCAAGgcgccccatagatctggggagacaTTGGCAGTTTCAAGAAGCCCCATAGACCTGGGGAACTGCCTTCAGATTTGGAGTGCCCCATAGATTTTGGaagatgctggcagtttcagggagccccataaatctggggagatgatggtggTATCGAGGACCCCATAGATCTGGGAAGATGATGGCAGTATcaaggagccccatagatctggggaaatGCCGTTGGATTTGGGGCGCCCCAGAGATCCTATGAGACACTGGCGGTTTCGGGGCACCCCATAGGCCCAGGGAGTCACTATAGTATTCAGGATGCCCCACAGATCCTGGGAGACATCAGCAGTTttgaggagccccatagatgtggggagatgctggcagctTCAGGGAGCCCCATAGGTCTGGagagatgctggcagtttcagggagccccatagGTCTTGGGAAATGCCATCGAATTTGGGGCACCCCATAGATCCTACGAGACACTGGTGGTTTCAGGGCACCCCACTACGTCCAGGGAGTCACCATCATATTCagggtgccccatagatcctggGAGACATCGGCGGTTttgaggagccccatagatctggggacATGCTGGCAGTCTCAGGGAGCCCTGTGGATATGGGGAGATTATGGAGGTTTCGAGGcaccccatagatctggggagatgctggcagtttcagggaaCTCCATAGATCTGGGAAGATGATGGTGGTATCGAGGAGCCCCATATATccggggagatgctggcagtttcgAGGAGTCTCATAGATCTGGGGAAATGCCGTCGAATTTGGGGTACCCCATAGATCCTACGAGACACCAGTGGTGTCGGGGCACCCCTTAGGTCCTGGGAGTCACTATCGTATTAagggtgccccatagatcctggGAGACATTGGCGGTTttgaggagccccatagatGTGGGGACATGCTGGtagtttcagggagccccatagatctggaGAGACACTCTTAGTTTTGAGGCatcccatagatctggggagatgataGCGGATTCAAGGAGCCCCACAGAGTTGGGTAAATGCCGTCAGATTTGGGGCGCCCCATAGATCCAACGAGACACCGGCGGTTTCGGGGCACCCCATAGGTCCTGGGAGTCACTATCATATTCagggtgccccatagatcctggGAGACATCAGCAGTTttgaggagccccatagatctggggagatgatgg comes from Buteo buteo chromosome 31, bButBut1.hap1.1, whole genome shotgun sequence and encodes:
- the LOC142026020 gene encoding uncharacterized protein LOC142026020, which encodes MDATEQRHLEWNKETKRASELLKKALMSAPALGLPDATSFLSGNTGEPVHHDCLETIEATYVSRPDLKDSPMENGETWFTDRSSYILNGNRHAGYAVTTSQEVIESGALPMNTPAQKAEIIALTHALELAQGKVVDIYTGSKYAFGVVHAHGAIWKERGLLSSQGKNIKHAEEILKLLEAIQLPKKVAIMHIKAHQKVSSDLEKGNELADREARQVSQTTPRKTKSSLQI